The following nucleotide sequence is from Scomber scombrus unplaced genomic scaffold, fScoSco1.1 SCAFFOLD_433, whole genome shotgun sequence.
ggagggaggaaaagaggaagggaggaaggaaggaaagaaggaaggtaggggggaggaaagaaagagagaaggaaggaaagagaaggagggagggaggaaagaagaaagggaagaaagaaaggaaggaaggaagggaggaaggaaggaagggagggagggaggaaggaaggaaggaaaagggggatggatgaaggagagaaggaggggagggaggaagggagggaaggggggatggatgaaggatgagaaggaagaggaaggaggaaggaaggaaggaaggaaggaaggtaggaaggaaggaagggaaggagggaggaacagtcaaaacggacgaagggaggacgacatgaaggttaaatagatgttttttattcttcactCGCTCCACAAACAGCTGAatcctttcattcattcacctcGCTGCAGTCTGatttaatgatgtgttttaatactgaacataacaacacatttattaccAGTATAATCATGTTATTTAGGGgaaatttaaagtgtaaaacagaGTCTCTTCCATCGTTTTATTgcttgttttatctgtttttttaaatgaatatacaACTATAGTTTTTCTTTGACATTATGAAGAATTTTAACCATAATAACAAAATATGGTACGTGTCcttttaactgatttaaaacCTGCTTTTTCACTTCatgcatttaattaaatatttatgaaagAGATGCAACAAACATCTCATTGATGCAGTTGCGGCTTTAAATCTATTTTGTGCCTGTTATAGTGGAAGTTTTATTGCATCAATGCTCAGTGTTAATTTTACTAATGTTTTGTAgttaaatttagttttaaagCTGTTAGTTAAGATAATAATGATTTGATTAGTGATATAGTCTTATAGgatattaatattttcttataGGATCCTATAAAAATCCTTTCGGGATTTGCACAGTCCTTTTGGAGTTTTTTCCTCTATTGTTTCCTATAAAAtccttaaatttaaaaaaaatcaaagcctCACCTGCAGTGATAAGaattaaagatttaaatgacTTTATCTCATAGGATTGGTTCCTATAGGACTTTTTGAAGAGGGTGTATTACCTCATTTTAGGaccattatgttttatttgtttttatatatatatatatatatatattgttgtaGGTAATTGTTCAGTCATGCCAGGCAGCAATTTGATATTATTGTTTAATGCAGGCGTGTCAAACATAAGGCCCGTGGGCCAAAATTGGACCGCCAAGTGGTctaatccggcccactggataactagTTAATTAAGTAATTCCCATTTTtctgcttcagaggtttttttccccaccttGACTAGAATATATATCCTCTGAAAAAACTATGAATACATATTTTGGTTatattcaaattaaacatttagatatttagacatcaatcagcagcttctgtgcaaaataatctggaAAAAACGGAGACATCATATTGTTGAAAGACGTCTCAGACTGTTGttataacatttatatatattatattattttaaggTTATTGTGCAGTGGTTTAACTGATGATAACCCTTGAACTataatgagtttgaccctcctggtTTAATGTATTCCTCTGTGGTCATACTCTCTTTATTTTCACAGTATTATTCTCTTTCTACATTTAGTCGATATCGTTGCTgtagtttcttcttcttcttttatttcattactgtttgtctttaatttGCAGGGAGAGGAAACTTGCTCCAGCACTGATACCTCAGACAAGCCTGACAGCACCGGTCCAGGTGAgaccatccccctttcttccttccttctgcccttccttccttcctccctccttctttccttccctcctaccttcctcccttccttctttcctatgtccttctttccttccctcctcccttcctcttttcctttccccttcctttccttccttccttcttcctttcatcctcctttcattccttcttcctcccttccctcctaccttcctcccttccttctttttctgtccttctttccttccctcctcccttcctcttttcctttctccttccctccctccttccttctttcctccctccctcctaccttccttccttatttccttctttcctttcctcccttccttcctccctcctttccttccttcttcctcccttccttcccccttcctttccttctttcttcctccattccttcttccttccatcctcctttccttccttcttcctcccttccatccttcctcccttccttccttccttgactcaaggacaacaggagggttaaatacattcATATCTAAAGCATGTGTTATTGTGGAGAATGTGTCTTCTTAATACAGAGAATCATCTTTACATTCAGCCTCAGAAACACTAGATTGCCTCTATGGaactttattaaaatgatattatagACTTTATAATGTCAAGGTAATATAATCTATAATTTCAAGTAATAATTATCATTTTACTGCAGGGACTCCAACAACATCCTTTTagacaacatatatatatatatatatataataactgtTTCGATGGTGCTTGCTGTCTCCATGGAAACATAGAATGCACACGTGTAATGGTTGAATGACACACAGGAGAAACAGATGAAGAtacaaacatcatttttcaggtgcaattaaattatattatattcaattataTTTGAAACATGCAGTTGCACTTTAAAGGCAGAATATTTAAGGGAAGCTGCAGTGTGAGTTTGCACTTTTTTCCAAGATGCAGGAATTTAGATTTTAATAAGCTTTGCAGTACGAGAGCTCAATGCACAGCTCTGATTGATTTTTTGTGGTTTATAGTGAAGAGTTCAGTGATCCGTTCAATAATCTGTTAAATCTCAGCAGGATtcaatgaatattttatttaatatgtgtgtgtggattctACTTCTTTGCAGTTTTAAGCAGGAATCTTTACTCACATGATGTGTGCAAGCCTGGTTAAATCCCTCCAGATATTCACTCTTTATTgaaatataagataagataaaatagattttatttgttgttcagATTAAACACTATACAGAGCACATCCAAACTAAATCTCAAAGCAATGGCTCCAAATAATgcagaatattaaaaaagtgttgatattaaacataataaaacaggggaaattaaaataaaacaatatttataaatatatataaatcacTTTTATAAGCTCAGAGgcaaaaagtaataaaatacacTCATGTATTTAATAAGTTTGGATTATTGTGTTTAAagatacaaattaaaaaaggaagaaaatgtctttatttatttaaatagcatCAGAGAAAGTGTTGAAATGGTTTCAGTTCTGTAAATCTGACATTGTATTAGTACTGCTATTAAAAAAATCGAATTATGTGGGGATCAATTTAATTAATACctacttttaaattatttttcattttaacgtTCACTGACCTTGTGGTAATAGCATCAAACTTAAGATATTAACATTTTAGCTGTTTAATTGTCATTATGTGGAGCTTAGTAGCATTTAAGTACATATATAGTACAAAACCACTGCTCCCAGTATCTCCCActaatgttttgtatatttattgtatatagcaTTTTGAGATtgctttatgtatttatttattttttaaattaattatttttatttaattttatttaatttactttatttaattatattttattttttaaatttaattttatttattttaatttagattttatttaattgtatttaatttaatttaatttgttttattttattttatttacctaattgtattttattttattttattttattttattttattttattttattttattttattttattttattttattatttatttatttatttttacataaaaaatactgttatgtCAATTTAAAATTTCCCgtataattacacatttaaagtaTATATAAGTGTATTTATGGGGTCTGCTTCTAGGCATTAACTGCGTCTCTTCTCCACAGACTCCCAGATGTCAGGTGACTTGTGCGCCCAGGATGGGACTCTGGTTACCACGACAACAGGAGCAGGAACAGGGACGGGCGTTGCGTCTCTCCACGTGATCCAGGCTCGTCCCCTGTGGCCGACCGGTCCGGCCCTCACGGCTCGTCTGCGTCGCCTCATCACCGCCTACCAGCGCTTCACGCTGCGCCGCGAGCCGCTGCTCAGGCACGACTACCTGCTGCACGACGGCCTCATCGGCATGGGGATGGGAGGGGCAGCCGGGGCCGCCgctgctgccgccgccgccgctcACGGTCACCACGCCGGCGGGCCGTTGGCATGGCAACTGGGCGAAGAGCTGAGGCGGTGTTCGGTGGTCGCCACAGAGCCTGATCCTCTGTTTCTGGAGTGGCAGAGAAGGTAAAGATGTTGGAAATTAAGCAAGAAAAATGATAAATCAACACTTTCATTATTAGCTGATGTtagttttattaaattattaaaatgttaaaatatagctGTGGAAATAAATGTATAGATAAGAAAATAAGGCAGCAACTCgatataaatcaaatcaaaatataataaagagaggcataaaaagtaaaattaaaaggCAATTAAAGGCTTCATTCTATACACTccaatttaaaatatgaagatGTCATGAATACTACAGATGTGATGGATAATGcaactaaaataaaactttaatttcaacatttcaaactttaaaatatgaagaTTAAGAACATCAGTCAATAGTTTTCAActcatttttaatgttaaataaagttagttgaaggacacacacacatgcaaaagtTCGCTCAAgtgtttcattcataaaaaataaaaacactttgtattaaaaaacagtaaaccTTCATAGAAATCATTAGTTATAGATTTAATTACATATTAAAAGTTGGGCTTCAAATACTAATTCtattataataatgtttaaGCCAGAGTTACCTGTGATTTAAATTAAGTTGCACTCTTAATACAGCAATTACGGCAGCTCGATCAAATCTGAATGAGTGCctttaggctaccgtaattactgtagtagctgCACAACTAATTTGGTCATCTTCTATCATGTGTCAGCAGCTACGTAGATAAACTGtctcttcatctgttttattcgtgtttgttgctgaaatcCGATCGGGAGGCCGCACGGGTTGTTTTATTCTGAAAGTTGACAGGAAGTTTTGTGGCtaattctgtgtctgacttcctgtctggtgggATCTGCTCTGTTGAGTTTGAACTGCTGGGACGCTGCTTTATAGTctattacttacttacttaatttAATTACTTATTTCCTGGCTGCTGATTTCTATTTGcagaccttttaaaaaaaaaaaatcttaaatataaaaagtcatCCTGCAAATactaattatattataaaaatgttaatgccAGAGTTAGAGGCTGTAACTCTTGACTTTAAGTTGTGTGTAAAATTCTAGTGTTACAACTGTGATATCAATCTGTGgtctgcattttattttattttatttttacttttatttggaAATACAACAATATTACATACAGTCATGCTccatttctatttattttttatttttcaacacaTCATTTTACAAAATAACACATGAACAATGGGGTGTTTTCTAttgtaataataaaagaaagtaaataaataaaccttaaaatgaaaataaatgagggaaagaagattttttaaaaattaggcAAAATAAGGGCGTTTCAGGGAAATATACCTTTTCCATTCCTTCCAAAATGTCCTCGAATTTGGATTCACAAATATTTCATAAATGATCTGTGTCTATGCATTTTAATTATCtatattttcctcttttataaCATTCTGCTATGGCcgcaataaagaaaaaactaacaaataGCCCAACCATGTGAccagaaacatgaaaaaaacagtcAGGTTTTATTTACGAATGATGCAGTCAGGAGAACAAAAGATGAGGAAAGTCGCCTTTCTTCTACAAACTATAAGAAAATGCAAAAACCTtaatataaagaaacaaaagaaagtcTCAGGAGCAgctgaaagatgaaaaagaagaaaagaaaaaggataaatCTGCAGCATTATTTCCACATATTCAACATGCATCCTGAATATGATGCTTTAAATATCACACCTCCTTATTATCTGTCTTCTTCTGtcccttgtgtgtgtttttttttaaggtggacTCGTCGGGAGCAGTCAGATTTCTACCGCACCGTGTCGTCGTTCGGCGTGGTTTACGACCCGGAGAGGAAGAGCTTCGACTGGTCCCAGTTCAGAGCGCTGGCCCGACTGGAGAGGAAGACGGACGAGAGTCTGGAGAGATACTTCAACTCCTTCGTCAACATGTGCAGGACGGCCTGTAAGCTACCGccgaggaaggaggaaggtacGACGCACACTGATTGAATTCACCCTTTAATACAGTAATGGGATTATTTTAAATGGGATCTGAAACAGGAAGCTCGGAGTTTATAGTtctgttattataattatacatTCAATTCAGATCCAAACTCACTAAAAGAAGCtgttaaatgtgttatatgttatattttataccCTGTTATCTCTCTCTTGCCTCTGTGAGGTTGTAAAAAACATGtagatttttaatttatatgcTTTTTGGGAAATGTTTTACCCTAGACTGgtgaggaaccatatatggtaatTTAATTGactttgatttgcaacataaatattaaacattatggaaaaaagtcacaaaagcaaataaaatataagatataagatgtaaaatattcctttattagtccaacAATGgagaaatttgcattattaaagCAGCAAGTAGgcagtaaaatagaagagcagcaataagacaaacaataaataacaagtatgaaaaacaataagaacaataatagtaaaatatatatatatatatataatacaataatcatgacaatattttaaaagagtaatattagtttttgggTGATTTGCAACTTGAAATTTTAAAAGTTTGCAAAAAGTCACAAAACCAAAATAAGAAATAagttattatgtattatatatctTATTCATAACATAtattattagtcccacaatggggaaatttgcattattacagcagcaagtaaacattaaaatagaagagcagcaataataaaaagaataatgaacaataatagtaacaaatatatataataaaatatataaataataatcatgacATTATTTAAGAGAGTAATATTAGTATTAAGTGATAATATACCAGAGATTATATTGTAATTGCagagattaaagtgaaataaaatatatatgtatattatatgtttattgcacagttgaattgaaattagtagtttacattaaatattaatattacacaGTATTGGACATAAAAGTCTTATAAAATCCTCCAATAACTATTTTTCAATGAGTTtcctataaagggttaaaacaggAAGCTAATCAGGGTTTATAGTTTATTTGccaatattaatataaacttTAAGTTCTAACTGCattatttaaagttaaagttaatgtTGTTATTTGGTCGTCATGGTAACAAGAAGGGTGCAGCTGCAGAGCTTCACTCCCTCTTTTTTTAGGGGAGGATTAGTGACTCCTGCTGGTGGGAGGATtcatttaaaatctttattaGCAGGTCATGTAAAGTTGAGGACATTCAattaaaatttttaaaaaacctgttAAATAGTTAATTAATCATAAATGTGACCCTTTAAATGAGCTTTAACTGGATGAATTATATCATTATGAAGCCGTATATCTTAAAATAAACTCACATCTAATGATTTAGAACATCAGGATCAGCAGTATGTGTTGATAGGAggatataacacacacacacacacacacacacacacacacacacacacactcattttaaaCTGCTGTACATGTGTCGGAGGACGTGCAAACTTATCAAAGACGAGGCTGCGCTGACTCACAAGCACATTTCaactttcttctccttctcttctctcgcCGCCCCCTTCCCTTCATCTCCGTACCCCTTCATACCTTCTTCATACCTCCCACCTGCCGACATGTCAATGCTGGCTGTCTGCTCCACCTCTTCTCCTTTCATTcatccctcccctctcctctcctctcctctcctctcctctcctctcctctcctctcctctcctctcctctcctctcctctccttctctcttccagGGTTGGTGGATCCCGCTGTGCTCGTAGAGCCTCTGACAGAAGAGAGAGCGGCTCGGACTTTATACCGCATCGAGCTGCTCCGCAAGATCAGAGAGCAGGTGAGCTTCATTCATCATTAACACTGGTGCAACTGGTGCAACTGGTGCAACTGGTGCAGCTCACACCCAGAAAACTGACTTCAAAGTTCATTTTACAGCACAActactgtattgtttgtataGGATCGGGGTCTGAATTTCATCATTTCAGCATTTTGGGTCAAAAGTAGCTCCCTTAGTTTCAGTATCATTACTCCAAGATGAGATAAAATGtccataaatatatatttgaaaggGTCATATAAGGGTTAGTGATaaataaggaaataaggaagttattcatatgtttattttcacattttaaccccttttaaatttgattaaaccacatggacacaaaaaaacgtcattgacccataaaaaAGATTCTCCTAATAACTGCAGATCTTAACGCATAATCAATTAATTTGGATAACTTCAATCAATTCAGGTCCAGGTGATAATTGTCTGCACATTCAGGGTTACAGTGCGTACAGGAAGCATTAATATCATATAAACACCTTCAGtctaaaaacatgcagggcTCAGGTTAAAGCCCAAAGCTgactcattcattttaataactgtCTGCATCATGAACTCTAATGCCAAATATCAAAACATATTAAACCTGAAGTTAAAGATAATATGTTAAAGGAAAgaatagaaatgataaaaagtcATGAAGATTACATACGTGTGTCATCTCATCAACATGATTGTTGCTCTGCTGAAGATTAAAACATCTCTTATGAAATGAACACAGATATTTGCCATGTGTTAGAAACTCTGTAGACATATTTAAAGGATCCCAGCGAATCcttaaaaaagtcttaaattgtcttaaatttagttttggATGTTATGTGTCTAAAAATGGCTTAAAATGTCtagaatttaaatttaaatttcatttgAACTTAAGCCGAGTGAATacaaaagtttaattttttatattcttttgtgGCAGCAATGGTATTATTTTGTCCTTAAAGATGTATTAAAAAGGTCTTAGAAGTCATTACATTTGtactacaaaaacataaaaccatgcaatttgaaaaataaattataaaacccaataatagtaaaaacatggaaacattacaattaaaaaaaaccatgcgatttgaaaaataaaaataaaatagaaacaaagtacagaaaaatagaaagagagagagagaagtaaaataaaaactagactagaatagaccattaaatataaggttgcagcataaaataatgattagctttaaaatcattaaaaggacatagagtgcaaatgaaagatttaaagtgttttaaaagaagagctcaatcataagtttttttaacctggatttgcAAATAAGACAAATGTACTGTACCTACAGTTTATTCCCCATTACTCTTTACCTTTGGCTGcagaacagagagaagaaataatacaataatataaactaCTATTGTTTAAGCTGAGTGCATTTTTCAAATTCaacatctcttcctcctctcttccttcttccagGTCCTCCGTCACCCGTTACTCTCGGCCCGCCTCCAGCTGTGCCGCCCCTCCCTCTACCTCCCCGTCTGGTGGGAGTCGGGCAAACACGACCGCGACCTCCTCATCGGAGCGGCGCGTCACGGCTTGAGCCGCACCGACTTCTACATCCTCAACGACCCCCAGCTGAGCTTCCTGGAGGCTCACAGGAACTACGTCAGAGGACACCCGTCGTCTCACCTTCATCCCCAAagccaccatcatcatcaccctcaCCACCCGGGCTTGGCGACTCATCCTGGcatttcatcctcatcctcgTCTTCGTCGTCTCACCCGCAGCTGCCTCACGCTCACTGCTGTCTGTACGATTCGGGTTTGGGTCGACACTCCCCTCAGCCTCCCGAATACCCTCATCAGTCctctcaccatcatcatcatcatcatcaccaccagcaTCACCCAATGCCTCCGTCggctccttctccttcctcttcctcctcctcctctcacgcTCATCTCCATCCTCCGCCGCTGGACGCCCACGATTCTGCCTCGCCGAGCCTGGGGATAGTGGCTGGATCCAGGGGGGATTTCTTGGATTGTCCCCCTCTGGATGAAAGCCTGGAGCTCGGCTCGCTGCAGCACGACGCGGACGCTTTGCACGGAGGGAAAACGTCCAAAGACGCACTCAACGGCTTCCCGTTTAACTCGGCCGCAGGAGGTCAAAGCATGCTGAACTCGTACGGAGTCGGCGGGACGGATCTCGATTCGAAACTAAGGAGTGACGTGCTGGTCGGGGAGCAGGGATCGTCGGAGGAAACGGGGTTGATGGCACCGTCAGTGGAGCTGGATCGGTTACAGGTAGATGATGtgattccttcctccctcactccttctttccttccctccttccttccctccttcctcctcccttcctccctccctccttctctcttttttcctcccccctaccttcctcccttccttttttcctctgtccttctttccttccttcctcccttcttccttccttccttctttcctccgtccttccttctttcctttcctccattccttccttccttccctccttccaaccttccttatttccttccttcttccttcctcccttccttcttcctctcttccttccttccttcttccttccttcctcccttctttccttcctttttcctcccttccttccttccctccttccatccttccttctttccttccttcttccttcctcccttccttcttccctccttttccttccttccttccttgactcgaggacaacaggagggttaaatgtaataaagtagggagagaaaaaaagatcacaGTCACAATTTTCCAGAGCTTAAAAtgaactcttcttcttcttcttcttcttcttcttcttcttcttcttcttcttcttcttcttcttcttcttcttcttctctgaggAGATGGATCCAACATGTGTTTGGCCTTTTTCTCTCGTTAGACGACCTCAATGACAAACCGATTATCCACACCAAGCTGTTAATTAGGACTAGACTTAATAGTTTCAACActgtttacattatttaaaaggtTCCTTTGCTTTaacatctcttcctctctccctccttcttctcacCACTTCCTCACTGATTGCTTTGCTTATTTTTCCGTCACATCCCTTTCACATATTTGgttgcatcatcatcatcgtttttccccttttttttccctccgtCTTTCATCACATCTGTTGCCTTCAGGCTCCGTGGGACGGTACGGATCACTCCAGTCCGGCTCACCACATGTTTAACGAATCCGATCCGATCCTCGGTCCCTCCGCGCTGGAGACCGGCTTcctggaagaggaggatgaggaggcgCAGGGGGCAGATAGAGGAGCGGAGGAAGGTGGGACTCTGGAGGAGTGTTTGGGCTTGCCGCCATCGTCGTCTCCTTCTCATCCTTCAGCTGGAGATCCTGTGGAGCCGCTGTCGTCAAGTTACATGCTTTTTAAGGTCGGTGTCGGTATCACTGAGTTTTTATTAGGGCTGCACGATTTAGTGAAAAAGTCATATTTCAATTATTGTGGAAAATATTGCTATTAT
It contains:
- the LOC133976842 gene encoding chromodomain-helicase-DNA-binding protein 6-like (The sequence of the model RefSeq protein was modified relative to this genomic sequence to represent the inferred CDS: added 110 bases not found in genome assembly) — translated: MRADPELCFLERVGMPDVTALTAEQGGGEVVVDMTDSVNKTEEVKDDRESKPDGGDDRDESSKGEETCSSTDTSDKPDSTGPDSQMSGDLCAQDGTLVTTTTGAGTGTGVASLHVIQARPLWPTGPALTARLRRLITAYQRFTLRREPLLRHDYLLHDGLIGMGMGGAAGAAAAAAAAAHGHHAGGPLAWQLGEELRRCSVVATEPDPLFLEWQRRWTRREQSDFYRTVSSFGVVYDPERKSFDWSQFRALARLERKTDESLERYFNSFVNMCRTACKLPPRKEEGLVDPAVLVEPLTEERAARTLYRIELLRKIREQVLRHPLLSARLQLCRPSLYLPVWWESGKHDRDLLIGAARHGLSRTDFYILNDPQLSFLEAHRNYVRGHPSSHLHPQSHHHHHPHHPGLATHPGISSSSSSSSSHPQLPHAHCCLYDSGLGRHSPQPPEYPHQSSHHHHHHHHHQHHPMPPSAPSPSSSSSSSHAHLHPPPLDAHDSASPSLGIPGARLAAARRGRFARRENVQRRTQRLPV
- the LOC133976843 gene encoding uncharacterized protein LOC133976843 (The sequence of the model RefSeq protein was modified relative to this genomic sequence to represent the inferred CDS: added 56 bases not found in genome assembly), with amino-acid sequence MLNSYGVGGTDLDSKLRSDVLVGEQGSSEETGLMAPSVELDRLQAPWDGTDHSSPAHHMFNESDPILGPSALETGFLEEEDEEAQGADRGAEEGGTLEECLGLPPSSSPSHPSAGDPVEPLSSSYMLFKDIGVSEEASADQTDLSASPPPPYVPPPPLSLSDITAHVPQDRLDHGDVSESLTNPVEDGQERGAGFEFDDKEEDEVEDLSRETMEQNAEKQRQKCDADRGTIRWFIPHILFISDLSQYFLS